The following coding sequences lie in one Xylocopa sonorina isolate GNS202 chromosome 7, iyXylSono1_principal, whole genome shotgun sequence genomic window:
- the Cnn gene encoding phosphodiesterase 4D interacting protein centrosomin isoform X3, producing the protein MGCGRSRPNASTSLDNIQNRPIQVHVMFGTNARSPGKTSPTGLIGTRDGTGIGRTMKEYEDQLEALKKENFNLKLRIYFLEERMGITSADENAIKKNIELKVEIESLRKELVEKQELLSQAAKAFELIEEQKEASSRNQAQYQQSLENEREKIRKLEKELAEYQEKVNDASIYYKEAFGITPEKALENEEKLHQMEELVASLEAEVKQVTSSLDEERVWAQELESERDEFRERLEAETRLRENLDAERLQDIESLREKVKELEEQLLKRETHVQQCRNELLEKERVIKEKSSQLDEKCRMYEELNVVSEKRKKQVDQLRTSIKTRDDALTDLNNKHRALLSQFENGYAKRSPPSSPSTMNPIEDPLLARMGQKITCVQGTTKRGNTCLDWEPNRERSTRVKSPIQALGGEVKDVRDLIKELEERDNELKRQEEARKQLVLKLCNMQKHVETTDYKLKKLEGEHEKAIKTIQGFMERQQQLENAKKRKEQKIMELEIELNRLRECENVKTARDGHNQFVRRDFSADVTDDPERDPSNQQRFDEMEAKINDLRDQIEIIKAEKSRLEKQIEVESEELQGRLQDREQKIEVLETEKQTIKEQLQDKARELDELKVVTKHEPEEAIERDELLRELKLRDAEIDEKNQKIEQLSKELQVKTQNLQKLVNTELWSKNKEIAKLHNHMTASHCQERSRNKSDVGQESASGQLSSLIKELNDVGIKVTFTNEVIQLNYVDGNEPIDVKTITDYVQKLVAQKNELEKEVDYLKWLKLVSKPDIATEIDGCGDNQTERAKKYCELLRTHLKDLVKFMKEMLKNVDYADTIGNERKRIVFDVLMSSKILSDDFVNALEGISMNGDLAFDMLDEVNLRSMENSVKKSRSENLVSGTKNQASTQSDSEAFSEPDRTVSMARIGLQETHQKSLNRSRFSKYTKTFTDSEDSLEYVPYHKTYQNDLNDSEANHQIQELKETNALLYTELSALRNELTNNVSFDCTFDEKISPLILKLEKSQKYCEKLQSALERKVHEAHALKKENKQNCARRAQMEKKLADLENMATEMNKQKADLMHYKENTERKTADMLITLNRENDALRTRIKKLEDENEAAKASISALTKDLDHLTLSHSQILVENTKLTNDKLRLEQEVRKTESRCDMTVRSIHDKFNKEISDLNQINETQRARLQEMEMTNKELRRHVAVCEASDSAPSSSGVSSIPTDAILKQTCEDIMQEYQAYNNSQYWLPISYPTLGGRSKTSCSPDLGIESDAAVTTMRPLKDTLKITESMTNLLSDEDINNGNRPVREVDSESPLPIEGLDEVEALKQENETLKRRLVKTRRALEDTFQHLSASNKNKKNVEKAITKQLQITKSILKKTRTYEEPLDN; encoded by the exons ATGGGATGTGGTAGGTCGCGCCCAAACGCTTCGACCTCCCTTGATAACATCCAGAACAGGCCAATACAAGTCCACGTTATGTTCG GCACAAATGCGAGATCGCCTGGCAAGACTTCCCCAACGGGGTTGATCGGGACAAGGGATGGGACTGGAATCGGTAGAACGATGAAGGAATACGAAGATCAGCTGGAGGCTCTAAAAAAGGAGAATTTCAATCTTAAATTGCGAATCTACTTTCTTGAGGAGCGAATGGGAATTACATCGGCAGATGAGAATGCCATCAAGaaaaacattgaattgaag GTTGAAATTGAATCGCTGAGAAAAGAATTGGTCGAGAAGCAGGAACTTCTCAGTCAAGCAGCCAAAGCGTTCGAATTAATCGAAGAACAGAAAGAAGCTTCTTCGAGGAATCAAGCTCAGTATCAACAGTCACTTGAGAATGAGCGAGAAAAAATTAGGAAGCTTGAAAAGG AATTAGCGGAATACCAGGAAAAGGTAAATGATGCATCCATCTACTATAAGGAAGCTTTCGGCATTACGCCAGAAAAGGCGCTGGAGAACGAGGAGAAATTACATCAAATGGAAGAACTCGTAGCATCACTAGAAGCCGAG GTGAAGCAGGTGACGAGCAGCTTGGACGAGGAACGGGTCTGGGCACAAGAGCTTGAGAGCGAAAGGGATGAATTCAGAGAACGTTTAGAGGCTGAGACGCGTTTGAGGGAAAATTTGGACGCTGAAAGGCTGCAAGACATCGAATCACTGCGGGAGAAAGTAAAAGAACTGGAGGAACAGCTGCTGAAAAGGGAGACTCACGTTCAGCAGTGTAGAAACGAGCTCCTCGAGAAAGAAAGAGTCATCAAGGAAAAAAGTTCGCAGCTGGATGAGAAGTGTCGGATGTACGAAGAGTTGAACGTGGTTTCGGAGAAAAGGAAGAAGCAAGTCGATCAGTTAAGGACGTCTATAAAAACCAGGGACGACGCCCTTACAGATCTGAACAACAAACATCGTGCACTGCTCTCTCAG TTCGAAAACGGCTATGCCAAAAGATCACCGCCCAGCAGTCCGTCGACTATGAATCCAATTGAGGATCCCTTGCTAGCAAGAATGGGACAGAAGATAACTTGCGTCCAAGGGACGACGAAGAGAGGAAACACTTGTCTTGATTGGGAACCAAATCGAGAAAGGTCAACGAGAGTGAAGTCGCCGATACAAGCTCTTGGTGGGGAAGTCAAAGACGTGAGAGATTTAATCAAG GAATTGGAAGAAAGGGATAATGAATTGAAACGTCAGGAAGAAGCGCGAAAGCAATTGGTCCTGAAGTTATGCAATATGCAGAAACACGTCGAGACGACGGATTACAAGCTGAAGAAATTAGAAGGTGAACACGAGAAAGCGATCAAGACTATTCAAGGTTTCATGGAACGGCAGCAACAATTGGAAAACgcgaagaagaggaaggaaCAGAAGATTATGGAATTGGAGATCGAACTGAATAGGCTACGAGAATGTGAGAACGTAAAGACGGCAAGAGACGGGCATAATCAGTTCGTGCGAAGAGACTTCAGCGCCGACGTGACGGACGATCCAGAACGTGATCCCAGCAATCAG CAACGATTCGACGAAATGGAAGCCAAAATTAACGACCTACGAGACCAAATAGAGATCATCAAGGCTGAGAAGAGTCGTCTGGAGAAGCAGATTGAAGTCGAATCGGAG GAGTTGCAAGGGCGTCTGCAGGACAGGGAACAGAAGATTGAAGTGTTAGAAACGGAAAAGCAAACGATAAAGGAGCAACTGCAGGACAAAGCAAGGGAACTGGACGAACTGAAGGTGGTGACGAAACACGAGCCCGAGGAGGCGATTGAACGCGACGAACTTCTACGGGAGCTTAAACTTCGGGACGCGGAGATCGATGAGAAGAACCAGAAGATCGAACAGCTCTCGAAGGAGCTGCAGGTGAAGACGCAGAATCTGCAGAAGCTGGTGAACACGGAACTGTGGAGCAAGAACAAGGAGATCGCGAAGCTCCATAACCATATGACCGCCTCTCACTGTCAGGAAAGGAGCCGAAACAAGTCGGACGTCGGGCAAGAAAGCGCGAGCGGCCAGTTGTCATCGTTGATCAAAGAGCTGAACGACGTTGGTATCAAGGTGACGTTTACCAATGAGGTGATTCAGCTGAACTACGTCGACGGGAACGAGCCGATAGACGTAAAAACCATTACGGACTATGTACAGAAGCTGGTAGCGCAGAAAAATGAGCTGGAGAAGGAAGTCGATTACCTAAAGTGGTTAAAGCTGGTATCGAAACCGGACATCGCCACGGAGATCGACGGATGCGGTGACAATCAAACGGAACGCGCCAAGAAATACTGCGAGCTGTTGCGCACGCACCTGAAGGATTTGGTAAAGTTCATGAAGGAGATGCTGAAAAACGTCGACTACGCGGACACCATTGGCAACGAGCGCAAGCGGATCGTGTTCGACGTTCTGATGAGCTCGAAGATACTATCTGACGATTTTGTGAACGCTCTCGAAGGAATCTCAATGAACGGCGATCTAGCGTTCGACATGTTGGACGAAGTTAATCTAAGATCGATGGAGAATTCGGTAAAAAAGAGTCGATCCGAGAATCTGGTTAGCGGTACAAAGAATCAGGCCTCCACGCAGTCTGACTCGGAGGCGTTCTCCGAACCGGACAGGACTGTTTCCATGGCTCGAATTGGATTACAGGAAACGCATCAAAAGTCCTTGAACCGATCCAGATTTTCCAAGTACACCAAGACGTTCACCGATTCCGAGGACTCGCTCGAATACGTGCCTTACCATAAAACTTATCAGAACGATCTGAACGATTCCGAGGCTAATCATCAGATACAAGAACTGAAGGAAACGAACGCCCTCTTGTACACGGAGCTCAGCGCCCTTAGGAACGAGCTGACGAACAACGTTTCTTTCGATTGC ACATTTGACGAGAAAATATCACCGCTGATCTTGAAACTGGAGAAATCGCAAAAATACTGCGAGAAATTGCAGTCAGCTTTGGAGAGAAAAGTACACGAGGCGCATGCGTTGAAGAAGGAAAATAAACAAAACTGTGCACGTAGAGCGCAAATGGAGAAGAAACTGGCCGACTTGGAGAACATGGCGACGGAAATGAATAAACAGAAGGCCGACTTAATGCATTACAAAGAAAATACCGAGAGAAAAACCGCGGATATGCTAATAACTCTCAATAGGGAGAACGACGCG TTGAGAACGCGAATCAAAAAGTTGGAAGACGAAAACGAAGCCGCGAAAGCAAGTATATCGGCATTAACGAAAGACCTCGATCACCTGACACTTTCGCACAGTCAAATCCTCGTGGAAAATACCAAGTTAACAAATGATAAATTACGCCTGGAGCAAGAAGTAAGGAAAACGGAAAGCAGATGCGACATGACTGTCCGTTCCATACATGATAAATTTAACAAAGAG ATATCAGATCTGAATCAAATCAACGAGACACAGAGGGCAAGATTACAGGAAATGGAAATGACTAACAAAGAACTCCGAAGACACGTTGCTGTTTGCGAAGCAAGCGATTCAGCGCCAAGTTCTAGTGGCGTTTCTTCGATACCCACTGATGCTATATTGAAGCAAACATGCGAGGATATCATGCAGGAATACCAAGCGTATAAC aATTCGCAATATTGGCTACCTATCAGTTATCCAACGCTCGGTGGACGCAGCAAAACGAGTTGTTCACCGGATTTAGGGATTGAAAGTGATGCGGCTGTTACTACTATGAGACCATTGAAGGACACTTTGAAAATCACTGAATCCATGACTAATCTATTGAGCGACGAAGATATTAATAATGGTAACAGGCCAGTTAGAGAAGTGGACAGCGAAAGTCCATTACCGATAGAAG GTCTCGATGAAGTGGAAGCTTTGAAGCAAGAAAACGAAACGTTGAAGAGAAGGTTGGTAAAAACGAGGAGGGCACTGGAAGATACTTTTCAACATCTCTCTGCCTCGAATAAGAATAAGAAGAACGTGGAGAAGGCGATTACAAAACAGTTACAAATTACCAAAAGCATATTGAAGAAAACGAGGACCTATGAGGAACCGTTGGACAATTGA